A region of Streptomyces sp. R44 DNA encodes the following proteins:
- a CDS encoding transglycosylase family protein — protein MRSGNGRHRRPRQAPAIVVAAGVTGSAMALPLLATGSASAADATTWDRVAECESGGQWSANFGNGMYGGLQFTQDSWERNGGLAYAPSPDLASRAQQIAVAEKALDAGSNDWATCAPIAGLKNDGKATGVNPGPTVVPTTPTGPLPESNRTAGGEGSSAGRSATSTTAVTPATPTAPATSATPAAPTTPAAPVTPDASVTPGTPDSSETPKGDVPSATPGTGKHRGDAAPEETGATGNSSETGRHASGTGKPAEKVDATPVTDEAANSGATDSQGTSGEYTVRPGDSLSGIAEENELPGGWTALYDANKRTVGADPDLILPGQSLDLTIGSVAAEG, from the coding sequence ATGCGTTCCGGGAACGGACGACACCGTCGCCCCCGTCAGGCCCCCGCCATCGTCGTCGCCGCGGGCGTCACCGGATCCGCCATGGCGCTGCCGCTGCTCGCCACCGGATCCGCCTCCGCCGCCGACGCCACCACCTGGGACCGGGTCGCCGAGTGCGAGTCCGGCGGCCAGTGGAGCGCCAACTTCGGCAACGGCATGTACGGCGGCCTCCAGTTCACCCAGGACAGCTGGGAGCGGAACGGCGGCCTCGCCTACGCCCCCAGCCCCGACCTCGCCAGCCGCGCCCAGCAGATCGCGGTGGCCGAGAAGGCCCTCGACGCGGGCAGCAACGACTGGGCCACCTGCGCGCCGATCGCCGGCCTGAAGAACGACGGCAAGGCCACCGGCGTGAACCCCGGCCCGACCGTCGTCCCGACCACCCCCACGGGCCCCCTCCCCGAGTCCAACCGCACCGCGGGCGGCGAAGGGTCGTCCGCCGGGCGGTCCGCCACGTCCACCACCGCCGTGACGCCCGCCACGCCGACCGCTCCGGCGACCTCCGCCACTCCCGCCGCGCCGACCACGCCCGCGGCCCCGGTCACGCCCGACGCGTCCGTTACGCCCGGTACGCCGGATTCGTCTGAGACGCCGAAGGGTGACGTGCCGTCGGCCACGCCCGGCACCGGCAAGCACCGGGGTGACGCCGCCCCGGAGGAAACCGGCGCAACGGGCAACTCGTCCGAAACCGGCCGACACGCGTCGGGCACGGGCAAGCCCGCGGAGAAGGTCGACGCCACTCCGGTGACCGACGAAGCGGCGAATTCGGGCGCAACGGACAGTCAGGGCACTTCGGGCGAGTACACCGTGCGGCCGGGCGACAGCCTGTCCGGCATTGCGGAGGAGAACGAACTCCCCGGAGGCTGGACCGCCCTCTACGACGCCAACAAGCGGACGGTGGGCGCCGATCCGGATCTCATCCTGCCTGGTCAGAGCCTTGACCTGACGATCGGTTCGGTGGCGGCGGAAGGCTAG
- a CDS encoding cytochrome P450: MSTTPGPAPAPELFTWEFASDPYPAYAWLREHAPVHRTTLPSGVEAWLVTRYADARQALADQRLSKNPAHHDESPHAKGKTGIPGERKAELMTHLLNIDPPDHTRLRRLVSKAFTPRRVAEFTPRVQELTDRLIDSFVARGSADLIHEFAFPLPIYAICDLLGVPAEDQDDFRDWAGMMIRHGGGPRGGVARSVKKMRGYLAELIHRKREEPGDDLISGLIKASDHGEHLTENEAAAMAFILLFAGFETTVNLVGNGLYALLRHPEQRARLQASLAAGETGLLETGVEELLRYDGPVEMATWRYATRALTIGGQEIPAGDPVLVVLAAADRDPARFDGPDTLDLARRDNQHLGYGHGIHYCLGAPLARLEGQTALATLLTRLPDLRLAADPSELRWRGGLIMRGLRTLPVEFSPSVPVLVADEPSEM, translated from the coding sequence GTGAGTACGACCCCCGGCCCCGCCCCCGCGCCCGAGCTCTTCACCTGGGAGTTCGCGAGCGATCCGTATCCCGCCTACGCCTGGCTGCGCGAGCACGCGCCCGTGCACCGGACGACGCTGCCCAGCGGGGTCGAGGCCTGGCTCGTGACCCGGTACGCGGACGCCCGGCAGGCCCTCGCGGACCAGCGGCTCTCCAAGAACCCGGCGCACCACGACGAGTCGCCGCACGCGAAGGGGAAGACGGGCATCCCGGGCGAGCGCAAGGCCGAGCTGATGACGCATCTGCTCAACATCGACCCGCCGGACCACACCCGGCTGCGGCGGCTCGTGTCGAAGGCCTTCACCCCGCGCCGGGTCGCGGAGTTCACGCCGCGCGTGCAGGAGCTGACGGACCGGCTCATCGACTCGTTCGTGGCGCGGGGGAGCGCCGACCTCATCCACGAGTTCGCCTTCCCGCTGCCCATCTACGCGATCTGCGACCTGCTCGGGGTGCCGGCGGAGGACCAGGACGACTTCCGGGACTGGGCCGGGATGATGATCCGGCACGGCGGGGGGCCGCGCGGCGGGGTCGCCCGGTCGGTGAAGAAGATGCGCGGCTATCTCGCGGAGCTGATCCACCGCAAGCGCGAGGAGCCGGGCGACGACCTGATCTCGGGTCTCATCAAGGCCTCCGACCACGGCGAGCACCTCACCGAGAACGAGGCCGCCGCCATGGCGTTCATCCTGCTCTTCGCCGGCTTCGAGACCACCGTCAATCTGGTAGGAAACGGGCTTTACGCGCTTCTCCGGCATCCGGAGCAGCGGGCGCGGCTCCAGGCCTCGCTCGCCGCCGGGGAGACCGGGCTTCTGGAGACCGGCGTCGAGGAGCTGCTGCGGTACGACGGGCCCGTGGAGATGGCGACCTGGCGGTACGCGACACGGGCGCTGACCATCGGCGGGCAGGAGATCCCGGCGGGCGACCCGGTGCTCGTGGTGCTCGCCGCCGCCGACCGGGACCCGGCGCGGTTCGACGGGCCGGACACCCTCGACCTCGCCCGGCGTGACAACCAGCACCTCGGCTACGGGCACGGCATCCACTACTGCCTCGGCGCACCGCTCGCCCGCCTCGAAGGGCAGACGGCGCTCGCGACCCTGCTGACTCGCCTGCCGGATCTGCGACTTGCCGCCGACCCGTCCGAACTCCGGTGGCGCGGTGGGCTCATCATGCGTGGTTTGCGCACGCTTCCGGTGGAGTTCTCCCCTTCCGTACCCGTGTTGGTCGCTGACGAGCCATCAGAAATGTGA
- a CDS encoding globin domain-containing protein: MDPQLLRSTFAVVERRAEHAVTFFYSHLFWHNPGVRELFPEDMVPQRDRLFAALTHVVTHVEDPGLAAYLGQLGRDHRKFLASPALYAAVGQSLLAAFAHAAGAAWTIEAEKAWTEAYGLVSDLMLAGADTAAGAGEPPWWDADVVRHERYGADLAVLTLRPRQPLPFRPGQYVSVSSLRVPRVWRTYSLADAPRPDGTVELHVSRVPGGAMSTALVDETGPGEVLRLSAPGGALTARTPPGGLRTYICGGTGWAPVRSLLAEAAGTEPELEGRLFVVARAKEYLYGRGDAELLKERLPGLHVTYITAAPRQRRDRATERLLQALRACVRWSAHDVYLAGPPAFVAEVREALEELGTDPARIHHDTLPSVGRFTTRPNTAAERLLGPPAPLWHNPEARAPRES; this comes from the coding sequence GTGGATCCTCAGCTACTCAGAAGCACGTTCGCGGTCGTCGAGAGACGCGCCGAGCACGCCGTCACGTTCTTCTACTCGCACCTCTTCTGGCACAACCCCGGCGTGCGCGAACTCTTCCCCGAGGACATGGTCCCCCAGCGGGACCGGCTTTTCGCCGCGCTCACCCATGTGGTGACCCACGTGGAGGACCCCGGACTCGCGGCGTACCTGGGGCAGCTGGGCCGCGACCACCGCAAGTTCCTCGCCTCCCCCGCGCTGTACGCGGCCGTCGGGCAGAGCCTGCTCGCCGCGTTCGCGCACGCCGCCGGCGCAGCCTGGACCATCGAGGCGGAGAAGGCGTGGACCGAGGCGTACGGCCTGGTCTCCGACCTGATGCTCGCGGGCGCCGACACGGCGGCGGGGGCCGGGGAGCCGCCCTGGTGGGACGCGGACGTCGTCCGGCACGAGCGGTACGGCGCCGACCTGGCCGTCCTGACCCTCCGCCCCCGGCAGCCGCTGCCGTTCCGCCCCGGCCAGTACGTCAGCGTCAGCTCGCTGCGGGTCCCGCGCGTCTGGCGCACCTACTCCCTCGCCGACGCGCCCCGCCCGGACGGCACCGTGGAGCTGCACGTGAGCCGCGTCCCGGGCGGCGCGATGAGCACGGCGCTGGTCGACGAGACGGGGCCGGGCGAGGTGCTGCGGCTCAGCGCCCCCGGCGGCGCGCTGACCGCGCGGACGCCGCCGGGCGGACTGCGCACCTATATATGCGGGGGCACGGGCTGGGCGCCGGTGCGGTCGCTGCTCGCGGAGGCCGCCGGGACCGAGCCGGAGCTCGAGGGCCGGCTGTTCGTGGTGGCCCGAGCCAAGGAGTACCTGTACGGGCGCGGGGACGCCGAGCTCCTGAAGGAGCGCCTCCCCGGGCTCCACGTCACCTACATCACGGCCGCGCCGCGCCAGCGCCGGGACCGGGCGACGGAGCGACTGCTCCAGGCGCTGCGGGCCTGCGTCCGCTGGTCGGCGCACGACGTGTACCTCGCCGGGCCGCCGGCCTTCGTGGCGGAGGTCCGCGAGGCCCTGGAGGAGCTGGGCACCGACCCGGCGCGGATCCACCACGACACCCTGCCGTCCGTGGGCCGCTTCACCACCCGCCCGAACACCGCCGCCGAACGCCTCCTGGGCCCCCCGGCGCCCCTCTGGCACAACCCGGAGGCCAGGGCGCCGCGCGAGTCCTGA